One part of the Palaemon carinicauda isolate YSFRI2023 chromosome 23, ASM3689809v2, whole genome shotgun sequence genome encodes these proteins:
- the LOC137617518 gene encoding uncharacterized protein, with translation MISQAVADEPVMTDMTEQALGPPLVEFSGHIITQEGIQPCPNKVAANRDFPRPRNSYKVAGFLCLAGYYCKFIRGFGEIARLLDALKKQKVIDWGWEEQRANNHLKVALTSNELLAYLRFDRTFLVTTDTSKVAIGGVVSQ, from the exons atgatatcacaagcagtagccgacgAACCAGTGATGACAGACATGAccgagcaggcactgggacctccattg GTTGAATTttcaggtcatataataacccaagAAGGTATCCAACCATGCCCCAATAAAGTAGCGGCTaatagagatttccccaggccacgtaactcttaCAAAGTTGCTGGGTTCCTTTGCCTTGCTGGTTATTACTGTAAatttataagaggttttggagagatagcgagactcttagatgctttaaagaaacaaaaagtaatagatTGGGGATGGGAAGAACAAAGGGCCAATAACCATTTGAAagttgccttaactagcaatgaattactcgcatatcttagatttgatcgcacgtttttagtgacaacagatacgagtaaggtagctattggtggcgtagtttctcaatga